A stretch of the Ananas comosus cultivar F153 linkage group 14, ASM154086v1, whole genome shotgun sequence genome encodes the following:
- the LOC109720792 gene encoding uncharacterized protein At5g01610-like: MDQILNKVGTYWFSQKANKEISSVGDDINSLSNSIEGGTKWLVNKIKGKMQKPLPDLLREYDMPVGLFPRDATNYEFNEATGKLTVYVPSICEVGYKDSSVLRFFTTITGYLEKGKFADIEGMKTKVLIWAKVTSVKTEGSKVHFMTGVKKTRSRDAYEVLRDGVGVDKF, translated from the exons atggatcAGATACTCAACAAGGTGGGAACCTATTGGTTTAGCCAAAAAGCCAACAAGGAGATATCCTCTGTGGGAGATGACATCAAT TCACTCTCGAACAGCATTGAAGGGGGAACAAAATGGTTGGTCAACAAGATCAAAG GAAAGATGCAGAAACCCTTGCCTGACCTACTTCGAGAATATGACATGCCAGTGGGCCTCTTCCCACGAGACGCCACCAACTATGAGTTCAACGAGGCGACGGGAAAACTTACTGTATACGTCCCCTCTATCTGCGAAGTTGGTTACAAGGACTCCTCTGTTTTGCGGTTCTTCACCACCATTACTGGTTATTTAGAGAAAGGTAAGTTTGCGGATATTGAAGGGATGAAAACCAAAGTGTTGATTTGGGCTAAAGTTACTAGTGTTAAGACCGAGGGGTCGAAGGTTCATTTCATGACCGGGGTAAAGAAAACCAGGAGTCGGGATGCATATGAGGTTCTTAGAGATGGTGTTGGTGTGGATAAGTTTTAG